The sequence GCATCCATACGTCATTAAACTCTACTTCAAAGCGGACAAGCTTTCTCAGAACAAGGTTGACCTCATCCTTCTGCTGATGAACACCCAACTGAAAAGGAAAAACCTTAAAGAGGTCCGGTTTGCCATACTGGATATACCCAACAAGAAACTATATGAAAAAACCAAACTTGACACCGATCACCTAAGCTTACTTGAAGGCGAAGCAATGAGTTTCATGAGTATTTGGGAATCAGTTTAACCGAAAAAGCCAACTAACAATCAAAACAAAATGAATTTCAACCAAGGAGACATAGTCATACTAAAATCAGGAGGGCCAGAAATGACCGTCAAAAAAGTGATAGGTACCCACACATCCAATGAAGAAGAGGAGTACTACCGCGACCAAGGTTACTCAATTGGCGACCTCGTGTGTGAATGGTTCACCGATAACAAGAAAATAACAGATGCATTCATCGCAGCTACTGTAGAGATAGCATAAAACCAACATAAATAGCAGTCAAAATGAGCAAAACACCCCAACCCACCACTCCAAAACCACCACAGCCCAGTACTCCGCCAAATCCTAACTGGCCAAGTAAAACCCCTGGTAAGCCATCGGGTCCAGGAAGAGGCAATGCACCAGCAAAACCGAAAAAATAAACCAACTCAATCAATAGCAGATGGAAACACTTATCGCAGAAGAATCAACCGTAACATCCTGTAAATACATAAAAGCCAAAGACGGCTACGCATGGCTGAATATTATGCCGCCAAAACCTGATACGCTTCACGCCAAAATAGATGTGGAAGTGCCCAACTTGGGGGTAGAGGCCAAGCTAGTAATACCAAACACAACAGACTTTAATGATACCATTCTTTTTCTATAACTGATATTGATACAGAAACCTGGTATTTGGCCAAGGATGGTCAACTGGCAAGAAGCCAGATACGATACGGTGGTGGTTGGAAAATGTCCTTATAAACAAGTTATTATCCGTTGCGGAAATAAAGCAATCGCTGAACTTCCAATTGACATTATTTCTTAGTTACTCAACTAACGGAGCTATCGTCTTAGCATCAGTTAGGCATTGCATTAGAATCAGGGAATTCCATTATAGAAATAGCAACATTATGTCGGGCGAATCAAACCCTAAAAACTTTTGGCTAACAAGAGGTCTTCTTACGCTTATCTGCATGCTTTTTTCAGCCATTGCAAGTCCTTGGCTAATTGCATGGTTTGGAGTCAAAACCTTAGACGCTCAAGGTGTTAATAGCATCAACTTTAAGATGAGCGAAGACGGAGCTCTGGAATACCATTTGGTTCAACCTGAAGACACTACGGTAAGCAAAATCAAAACCCCGAATCACACAGACTCTGAAACTGCAAACTGCTGTAAAAATCTTGAGGAGTTGAAACAACTTGCACAGATAACTGATGGGACTATTGTAAATTACAAGGACTCCATTAACTCGCTTTGGGATTCAATTCAGAGAATGCCAATACCACAGTCGGTATGTTTTGAAG is a genomic window of Flavobacteriales bacterium containing:
- a CDS encoding DUF2158 domain-containing protein; its protein translation is MNFNQGDIVILKSGGPEMTVKKVIGTHTSNEEEEYYRDQGYSIGDLVCEWFTDNKKITDAFIAATVEIA